A single Sphingobium sp. JS3065 DNA region contains:
- the rnk gene encoding nucleoside diphosphate kinase regulator — MARMPNRGSPSVNLIDSEAESLTNLALGAANSMPQVSELLLGEIARAQTHRVERIPPDVVTMHSSVEFIDEASGIERTVQIVYPAQADIGAGQISILTPIAAGLIGLREGQSISWPDREGRKRRLTIVKVTQPTRI, encoded by the coding sequence ATGGCTAGAATGCCCAACCGGGGAAGTCCCTCCGTCAATCTCATAGACAGCGAAGCCGAGAGCCTCACCAATCTTGCCCTGGGTGCTGCGAACAGCATGCCGCAGGTCAGCGAACTGCTGCTGGGCGAAATTGCTCGCGCGCAGACCCATCGCGTCGAGCGGATCCCTCCAGACGTGGTTACCATGCACTCCTCGGTCGAATTTATCGACGAGGCGAGCGGTATCGAACGGACTGTCCAGATCGTCTACCCGGCTCAAGCTGACATCGGCGCGGGGCAAATCTCTATCTTGACCCCTATCGCTGCGGGCTTGATCGGACTTCGCGAGGGCCAGTCCATCAGCTGGCCCGACCGGGAGGGCCGCAAGCGAAGGCTGACCATCGTCAAGGTTACGCAGCCGACCCGCATTTGA
- the cfa gene encoding cyclopropane fatty acyl phospholipid synthase: MLNEAGLRLNGNDPWDIRIYDSNVPGRVLAQGNLGLGETYMAGHWDCPALDEFFSRLLRSGITDMVNPASLLLHALRTRLTNRQNRKQAWKVGERHYDLGNAFYERMLDPLMTYTCGYWKEATSLAEAQIAKLDLICRKLQLEPGMRVLDIGCGWGSFMAYAAENYGVQCVGVTISREQCEWAKRHHSSPHLDFRLQDYRDMRETFDRIVSIGMFEHVGRKNHRTYMEVAARCLEDDGLFLLHTIGKNRRRNIPDPWIDRYIFPNGDLPSIGQIGDAVDGLFIVEDMHNFGADYDKTLMAWHRNFENAWPEFEEQLGERFRRMWRYYLLSCAGAFRSRDVQLWQWVLAKKGIPGGYQRPN; this comes from the coding sequence ATGCTCAACGAGGCAGGACTTCGGTTGAATGGGAATGACCCTTGGGACATTCGTATCTACGACAGCAATGTCCCAGGGCGCGTTCTTGCACAGGGGAATCTGGGATTAGGCGAAACCTATATGGCCGGCCACTGGGATTGCCCTGCGCTGGATGAATTCTTCTCCCGATTACTGCGATCGGGCATAACAGACATGGTCAATCCTGCTTCGCTCCTGCTGCATGCCTTGCGCACCCGACTGACGAACCGTCAAAATCGCAAGCAGGCCTGGAAGGTGGGGGAGCGGCATTATGATCTTGGGAATGCATTTTATGAGCGCATGCTGGATCCGCTCATGACCTATACCTGTGGCTATTGGAAGGAGGCGACCAGCCTGGCTGAGGCACAGATCGCAAAGCTGGATCTCATTTGCCGAAAGCTTCAACTGGAACCGGGAATGAGAGTCCTCGACATCGGCTGCGGATGGGGCAGCTTCATGGCTTATGCTGCTGAAAATTATGGCGTCCAGTGCGTCGGCGTCACAATCTCCAGGGAGCAATGCGAATGGGCCAAGAGGCATCATTCCAGCCCGCATCTCGATTTCAGGCTCCAGGACTATCGGGATATGCGCGAGACATTCGACCGCATCGTGAGCATCGGCATGTTCGAGCATGTAGGTCGCAAGAATCATCGAACCTATATGGAAGTAGCGGCGCGCTGCCTTGAAGATGACGGCCTGTTTCTTCTCCACACGATCGGCAAGAACCGTAGAAGAAACATACCCGATCCCTGGATTGACCGTTATATCTTCCCGAACGGAGACCTTCCATCGATAGGGCAGATCGGGGATGCCGTAGACGGCCTTTTCATCGTTGAAGATATGCACAATTTCGGCGCGGATTATGACAAGACATTGATGGCGTGGCATCGCAACTTTGAGAATGCCTGGCCGGAATTCGAAGAACAGCTGGGTGAGCGCTTCCGTCGCATGTGGCGATATTATCTGCTTTCCTGCGCGGGAGCGTTCAGATCCCGGGATGTTCAGTTATGGCAATGGGTCTTGGCGAAGAAGGGCATTCCTGGCGGATATCAGCGTCCCAACTAA
- a CDS encoding DUF488 domain-containing protein, translating to MSGTIDIKRIYETASSSDGKRVLVDRLWPRGVSLHSAALDLWLKEIAPSADLRKWFNHDATRFAAFRDRYRLELDANPDILAQIYKLADQGDVTLLYAAHDRRVNHAVVLAEYLKEHGCRLRHASNVA from the coding sequence ATGAGCGGCACGATCGATATCAAACGGATTTACGAAACCGCCAGCAGCAGTGATGGAAAACGTGTCCTGGTCGATCGCCTCTGGCCAAGAGGTGTCTCGCTTCACTCTGCGGCACTCGATCTATGGCTGAAGGAAATCGCCCCCAGCGCGGACTTGCGCAAATGGTTCAATCATGATGCCACGCGTTTTGCGGCCTTCCGGGACAGGTATCGCCTGGAACTTGATGCGAACCCGGACATATTGGCCCAAATCTACAAATTGGCCGATCAAGGGGACGTGACATTGCTCTATGCCGCGCATGACCGACGTGTGAATCACGCGGTGGTCCTGGCCGAATATCTGAAGGAGCACGGATGCAGGCTCCGGCATGCGAGCAATGTCGCGTGA
- the gdhA gene encoding NADP-specific glutamate dehydrogenase, with the protein MGDEELPRIDEKLLPIFEDVLRRNAGETEFHQAVEEVLESLGVVVAKHPEYMDNALIERICEPERQIIFRIPWVDDHGQTHINRGFRVQFNSALGPYKGGLRFHPSVNVGIIKFLGFEQTFKNALTGLPIGGGKGGSDFNPRGRSDGEIMRFCQSFMTELYRHLGEYTDVPAGDIGVGAREIGYLFGQYKRLTNRYEAGVLTGKGLIYGGSRARTEATGYGTVYFVDQMLKTRGASLEGKRAIVSGSGNVAIFAIEKVQEFGGKAIACSDSSGFIVDEAGIDLELLKEIKLLRRERIAEYARLKGSGSYFVEQGTVWEIPCDVALPSATQNELNGHDAATLIRNGVIAVGEGANMPCTPEAVRLFQNANVLFGPAKAANAGGVATSALEMQQNASRDSWTFEETEARLAMIMRRIHDSCAETAESYGAPGNYVLGANVTGFVRVAEAMQAMGVI; encoded by the coding sequence ATGGGAGACGAGGAATTGCCCCGGATCGACGAGAAACTTCTGCCGATATTTGAGGATGTGCTCAGACGCAATGCGGGCGAGACCGAGTTCCATCAGGCGGTGGAAGAAGTGCTTGAAAGTCTGGGTGTCGTTGTAGCCAAACATCCAGAATATATGGACAATGCGTTGATCGAACGGATCTGCGAACCGGAAAGACAGATCATCTTCCGCATACCCTGGGTCGATGATCATGGACAAACGCATATCAATCGCGGTTTTCGCGTTCAGTTCAATTCAGCATTGGGACCCTATAAGGGCGGCCTGCGCTTTCATCCGTCCGTCAACGTTGGAATCATCAAGTTTTTGGGGTTCGAACAGACGTTCAAGAATGCGCTGACGGGACTACCGATCGGCGGAGGGAAGGGCGGTTCGGATTTCAATCCACGCGGGCGTTCCGACGGTGAAATCATGCGTTTCTGCCAGTCCTTCATGACCGAGCTCTACCGCCACCTGGGCGAGTATACGGACGTTCCGGCTGGCGATATCGGCGTCGGCGCCAGGGAGATCGGCTACCTCTTTGGCCAGTATAAGAGATTGACGAACCGCTATGAAGCGGGGGTGTTGACCGGCAAGGGGCTCATTTATGGCGGTTCCAGAGCCCGCACCGAAGCGACGGGATATGGCACGGTCTATTTCGTCGATCAGATGTTAAAGACACGGGGCGCGAGCCTGGAAGGCAAGCGGGCTATCGTTTCCGGTTCAGGCAATGTCGCGATTTTCGCGATCGAGAAGGTCCAGGAATTTGGCGGAAAAGCGATCGCCTGCTCCGATTCGTCGGGTTTCATTGTCGATGAAGCCGGGATCGATCTCGAACTGCTGAAAGAAATCAAGCTCCTGCGTCGGGAGCGGATTGCTGAATATGCACGATTGAAGGGCTCCGGCTCCTATTTCGTGGAGCAAGGAACGGTTTGGGAAATACCGTGCGATGTTGCTTTACCGTCAGCGACCCAGAATGAGTTGAACGGCCATGATGCGGCCACACTGATCCGTAACGGCGTGATCGCGGTAGGTGAGGGTGCAAACATGCCTTGCACCCCCGAGGCCGTTCGTCTGTTCCAGAATGCGAATGTGCTCTTTGGTCCGGCAAAGGCGGCCAATGCGGGAGGTGTCGCCACATCAGCGCTTGAAATGCAGCAAAATGCCTCGCGCGATAGCTGGACCTTCGAGGAAACCGAGGCGCGGCTGGCCATGATCATGCGCCGTATCCATGACAGCTGCGCCGAAACGGCTGAATCTTATGGCGCGCCGGGCAATTATGTATTGGGCGCCAATGTGACCGGCTTTGTCCGGGTAGCAGAAGCCATGCAGGCCATGGGGGTTATCTAA